In Streptomyces violaceusniger Tu 4113, one DNA window encodes the following:
- a CDS encoding tetratricopeptide repeat protein yields the protein MQELIQRRRNAGFVGRQRELDAFRDNFGLPPEDGRHRFVFHVHGHAGVGKTWLMRRLEQTARQEYGALTARVDEAAGSVPEAMAAISEQFARQGRGLTAFDRRLATYRQRRHEAESVPAEGERPGPSTGSLVAARAGLTGLGLVPGVGALAGAVDPVPLAEGTDRLRAALSSRFRDHKDVQLVLDPVEALTPLLVGELSEAAAAVPWLVLLFDTYERLGPLLDPWLRTLLTSERLGTLPANTVLVLAGQTRPDPGRWGDLADVVAELPLEPFTDAEARQLLTAKGITDEPVVREVLRLSGRLPVLVSTLAENPGTSGDLDDPSATAVDRFLKWERDPVRRSAALAGALPRRLNEDVFRAAVDEDGAELFGWLRSLPFIGDRNGAARYHDVVRAPMLRLQRTTSPQRWSAAHTRLAETFAGWREAAAGGLDARDGWRLDGWSGPRLEEWYHLLCARPSAALPGALRDGIDACDAGPAVARRWASTLVEAGEDADSDAVRTWGRRLVEALTDERRRGIEALGLLLARAGLDAADRVAALVVRGWHRRSVEEYDGALEDFRRAIELAPGNVRAHFGRAVVHRATGDFTAAMDALDGVEALEPGSIWVQRERGETCRRAGRYEEALARLDPVVEADPADHVALGSRGQTMMALGRIQEALADFDRAIERHGDYTWALVRRARVRSTLGDAAGALDDLDRAEALEPGVPGTLGERGDVHRFAGRYEEAIAAYDRALALDAGYAWALGSRAMANEALGRRAEALADLDRAVELNPGYAWAVAQRERLLLGGDSPEGGRNDGPV from the coding sequence ATGCAGGAGCTGATTCAGCGGCGCAGGAACGCCGGATTCGTGGGGCGGCAGCGGGAACTGGACGCGTTCCGGGACAACTTCGGGCTGCCGCCGGAGGACGGGCGGCATCGCTTCGTCTTCCATGTGCACGGCCACGCGGGCGTGGGCAAGACCTGGCTGATGCGCCGGCTGGAACAGACCGCCCGCCAGGAGTACGGCGCGCTCACCGCCCGCGTCGACGAGGCGGCGGGCTCCGTCCCCGAGGCGATGGCCGCGATCAGTGAGCAATTCGCCCGCCAGGGGCGGGGGTTAACGGCCTTCGACCGGCGGCTCGCCACGTATCGGCAGCGCCGCCATGAGGCGGAGTCGGTACCGGCTGAGGGCGAGCGGCCCGGGCCCAGCACCGGCAGCCTGGTCGCCGCGCGAGCCGGGCTCACCGGCCTCGGCCTGGTGCCGGGTGTCGGGGCGCTGGCGGGCGCCGTCGACCCGGTGCCGCTCGCCGAGGGCACCGACCGGCTGCGGGCGGCGCTCAGCTCGCGGTTCCGCGACCACAAGGACGTCCAGCTCGTGCTGGACCCGGTGGAGGCGCTGACCCCGCTGCTGGTCGGGGAGTTGTCGGAGGCGGCAGCGGCGGTGCCGTGGCTGGTGCTGCTCTTCGACACCTACGAGCGCCTCGGCCCGCTGCTCGACCCCTGGCTGCGCACCCTGCTGACCAGCGAACGCCTTGGCACCCTCCCCGCCAACACCGTACTGGTGCTGGCCGGGCAGACCCGCCCGGACCCCGGCCGCTGGGGCGACCTGGCCGATGTGGTCGCGGAACTGCCGCTTGAGCCGTTCACCGACGCGGAGGCCCGGCAGTTGCTCACCGCCAAGGGGATCACCGATGAGCCGGTGGTGCGCGAGGTGCTGCGGCTCTCCGGCCGGCTGCCGGTCCTGGTGTCCACCCTCGCCGAGAACCCCGGAACCAGCGGCGACCTGGACGACCCCAGTGCCACCGCCGTCGACCGGTTCCTGAAGTGGGAGCGCGATCCGGTGCGCCGCTCCGCCGCCCTGGCGGGCGCGCTGCCCCGGCGGCTGAACGAGGACGTCTTCAGGGCGGCGGTGGACGAGGACGGAGCCGAGCTGTTCGGCTGGCTGCGGTCGCTGCCGTTCATCGGCGACCGTAACGGGGCGGCCCGCTACCACGATGTGGTCCGCGCCCCGATGCTGCGGCTTCAGCGGACCACCTCACCGCAGCGGTGGAGTGCGGCGCACACCCGGCTGGCGGAGACCTTCGCCGGGTGGCGGGAGGCGGCCGCCGGGGGGCTCGACGCACGCGACGGGTGGCGACTGGACGGCTGGAGCGGACCGCGTCTGGAGGAGTGGTACCACCTGCTGTGCGCACGGCCGTCGGCGGCGCTGCCCGGAGCGCTGCGGGACGGGATCGACGCCTGCGACGCGGGACCGGCGGTGGCCCGGCGCTGGGCGTCCACCCTGGTCGAGGCGGGCGAGGACGCCGACTCGGACGCGGTGCGCACCTGGGGGCGGCGCCTGGTGGAGGCGCTGACGGACGAACGGCGGCGTGGTATCGAGGCGCTGGGACTGCTGCTGGCGCGGGCCGGGCTGGACGCCGCCGACCGGGTCGCGGCGCTCGTCGTACGGGGGTGGCACCGCCGGTCGGTCGAGGAGTACGACGGGGCGCTGGAGGACTTCCGCCGGGCGATCGAGCTGGCCCCCGGGAACGTCCGCGCACACTTCGGGCGCGCCGTGGTCCACCGGGCGACCGGGGACTTCACCGCGGCGATGGACGCGCTGGACGGCGTGGAGGCGCTGGAGCCCGGCTCGATCTGGGTTCAGCGGGAGCGCGGGGAGACCTGCCGCCGGGCGGGCCGGTACGAGGAGGCGCTGGCCCGGCTCGACCCGGTGGTCGAGGCCGATCCGGCGGACCATGTGGCCCTGGGCAGCCGCGGCCAGACCATGATGGCGCTCGGCCGGATCCAGGAGGCTCTGGCGGACTTCGACCGGGCCATCGAGCGACACGGCGACTACACCTGGGCGCTGGTCCGGCGGGCCCGGGTCCGCAGCACCCTGGGGGACGCGGCGGGCGCACTGGACGACCTGGACCGGGCGGAGGCGCTGGAGCCGGGCGTCCCGGGAACGCTGGGCGAGCGCGGCGATGTCCACCGCTTCGCGGGCCGCTACGAGGAGGCCATCGCGGCGTACGACCGGGCGCTGGCCCTCGACGCCGGCTACGCCTGGGCCCTGGGGAGCCGCGCGATGGCCAACGAGGCCCTGGGCAGACGCGCGGAGGCGCTGGCGGATCTGGACCGTGCGGTGGAGCTGAATCCCGGCTACGCCTGGGCCGTGGCGCAGCGCGAGCGTTTGCTTCTCGGCGGGGATTCACCGGAGGGCGGACGGAACGACGGACCGGTGTGA
- a CDS encoding PfkB family carbohydrate kinase, which yields MMLTRREREILVLLRRDPLAGAQSIADALGTTRAAVNVHLSNLGKKGAILGRGYILRQEHAVVVIGGANVDIKVRSLAPVAYRTSNPGRSHTSPGGVARNVAENLARLGTPTHLIAAVGQDAAGERLLTETQAAGVRIDHVHRGPHPTGTYTAVLDADGDLVVAIADMAATDALSPEHLHAARELIGHAGLLVLDGNLSPRVLSYVLDIAAATGVQTLIDPVSVPKAALLAPLFATGRPVFAVTPNVAELGALTGRDLDEDAAADDPELIRAVAVLHERGVRHVWVRLGARGSLLSTLDESRVPLEAPPAEVHDVTGAGDAMLGAFAHALLGGADPVDAARYGHAAAALTVATPATVRPDLTPRLIEDALNAPLRRTT from the coding sequence ATGATGCTGACGCGCAGGGAACGGGAGATCCTCGTGCTGCTGCGGCGGGACCCGCTGGCCGGGGCCCAGTCCATCGCCGACGCCCTCGGGACCACCCGGGCCGCGGTCAACGTCCATCTCTCCAACCTGGGCAAGAAGGGCGCCATCCTGGGGCGCGGCTACATCCTGCGCCAGGAACACGCGGTGGTGGTCATCGGCGGCGCCAACGTGGACATCAAGGTGCGCAGCCTCGCACCCGTCGCGTACCGCACCAGCAATCCGGGCCGGTCCCACACCAGCCCCGGCGGGGTCGCCCGCAACGTCGCCGAGAACCTCGCCCGGCTGGGCACCCCCACCCATCTCATCGCCGCCGTGGGTCAGGACGCGGCGGGGGAGCGGCTGCTGACCGAGACCCAGGCCGCGGGCGTGCGCATCGACCATGTGCACCGCGGCCCGCACCCCACCGGTACCTACACGGCGGTGCTGGACGCCGACGGCGATCTGGTCGTGGCCATCGCCGACATGGCCGCCACCGACGCGCTCAGCCCCGAGCATCTGCACGCCGCGCGTGAGCTCATCGGCCACGCCGGTCTGCTGGTGCTGGACGGGAACCTCTCCCCGCGGGTGCTCTCGTACGTCCTGGACATCGCCGCCGCCACCGGCGTCCAGACCCTGATCGACCCGGTGAGCGTCCCCAAGGCGGCGCTGCTCGCCCCGCTGTTCGCCACCGGGCGGCCGGTCTTCGCCGTCACGCCGAACGTGGCGGAGCTGGGCGCGCTCACCGGCCGGGACCTCGATGAGGACGCCGCCGCGGACGACCCGGAGCTGATCCGGGCCGTGGCCGTCCTCCATGAGCGCGGCGTGCGGCATGTGTGGGTGCGGCTCGGTGCGCGCGGCTCCCTGCTGAGCACCCTCGACGAGAGCCGGGTGCCGCTGGAGGCGCCACCGGCCGAGGTGCACGACGTCACCGGGGCCGGCGACGCGATGCTCGGCGCGTTCGCGCACGCCCTGCTCGGTGGCGCCGACCCGGTCGACGCCGCCCGCTACGGCCACGCCGCCGCCGCGTTGACCGTGGCCACCCCCGCCACCGTACGACCCGACCTGACCCCGCGTCTGATCGAGGACGCGCTCAACGCACCGCTGCGGAGGACCACATGA
- a CDS encoding TetR/AcrR family transcriptional regulator, protein MTGMPSAQRPPRPPRADARRNAARVLTAARQAVAVHGFDVSYHEIARLAGVGVGTVYRRFPERAQLLEAVLLDVLGELADSAEQALGEDDSWPAFTRFFTGLALRTGENAGLSDSLDDRGGPQVAAARRTLLDLVRRLTERAQRDGVLRADLSWRDIPFLARAAAAGACVLDLPADRLQTERCVTVVLDGMRAPASTPLPDRL, encoded by the coding sequence ATGACGGGCATGCCCTCCGCTCAGCGGCCCCCCAGACCGCCGCGCGCGGACGCGCGGCGCAACGCCGCCCGCGTCCTGACCGCGGCACGCCAGGCGGTGGCCGTCCATGGCTTCGATGTCAGCTATCACGAGATCGCGCGGCTGGCCGGTGTCGGCGTCGGCACGGTCTACCGTCGCTTCCCCGAGCGGGCCCAACTGCTGGAAGCCGTCCTCCTCGATGTGCTCGGCGAACTCGCCGACAGCGCCGAACAGGCCCTGGGCGAGGACGACTCCTGGCCGGCCTTCACCCGGTTCTTCACCGGCCTCGCCCTGCGCACCGGAGAGAACGCGGGGTTGTCGGACTCCCTCGACGACCGCGGCGGACCCCAGGTGGCCGCCGCCCGCCGCACCCTGCTCGATCTCGTACGGCGCCTGACCGAACGCGCCCAGCGGGACGGCGTGCTGCGCGCCGATCTGTCCTGGCGGGACATTCCGTTCCTGGCCAGGGCGGCCGCCGCCGGAGCCTGTGTGCTGGACCTCCCGGCCGACCGGCTTCAGACCGAACGGTGTGTCACGGTCGTCCTCGACGGAATGCGCGCACCGGCGAGCACCCCACTGCCCGACCGGCTCTGA
- a CDS encoding ATP-grasp domain-containing protein, protein MRIGLITADPGHQLLADTTGLLTPRHEVVALDPGGHGAGARGPVFPGDLAGPGEDPADPGELADVYLLKARTPRALALARSLERRGAPVVNSAAATALCQDRTAMAELALRAGLPFAPTRTVASLAGLTAERLPRPVVVKSRHSRRHDLVARVDDTARLRALSADWGDEPVVVQDFTPNDGWDHKLWVIAGRVFAALRRSELAAGGRGPSLPLALDALPPGWLDPVRRVGPVFSLDVYGVDLIDAGGGAPLIVDINAFPGVRGQAGAPEALAALALRTAERGGLTAPRP, encoded by the coding sequence ATGAGGATCGGTCTGATCACCGCCGACCCCGGCCATCAACTCCTCGCCGACACCACGGGGTTGCTGACGCCCCGCCATGAGGTGGTGGCGCTCGACCCGGGCGGCCACGGGGCCGGGGCGCGGGGCCCGGTCTTTCCCGGAGACCTGGCCGGCCCCGGAGAAGACCCGGCCGACCCCGGGGAACTCGCCGATGTCTATCTGCTCAAAGCCCGGACGCCGCGTGCGCTGGCGCTCGCCCGGTCCCTGGAGCGGCGCGGCGCCCCGGTGGTGAACTCCGCGGCGGCCACCGCGCTGTGCCAGGACCGGACGGCGATGGCCGAACTGGCGCTCCGCGCCGGTCTGCCGTTCGCCCCCACCCGTACCGTGGCCTCACTCGCCGGGCTGACGGCGGAGCGGCTGCCTCGCCCTGTCGTCGTCAAGAGCCGCCACAGCCGCCGTCACGATCTGGTGGCCCGCGTCGACGACACCGCACGGCTGCGCGCCCTGAGCGCCGACTGGGGGGATGAGCCCGTGGTGGTGCAGGACTTCACCCCGAACGACGGCTGGGACCACAAGCTGTGGGTGATCGCGGGCCGGGTGTTCGCCGCGCTGCGCCGGTCGGAACTGGCGGCCGGCGGCCGCGGCCCGAGCCTGCCGCTCGCCCTGGACGCGCTGCCGCCCGGCTGGCTGGATCCGGTGCGCCGCGTCGGTCCGGTGTTCTCGCTGGACGTCTACGGCGTGGATCTGATCGACGCGGGTGGCGGCGCCCCGCTGATCGTGGACATCAATGCCTTCCCGGGCGTCCGCGGTCAGGCCGGCGCCCCCGAGGCGCTGGCGGCCCTGGCCCTGCGGACCGCCGAACGGGGCGGACTCACCGCGCCCCGCCCATGA
- a CDS encoding DUF4032 domain-containing protein has translation MELQITATSPEHPASLLDLPWNIPLEQWPEEHLVALPRGISRHVVRFAQAGGEIVAVKEVGEWAAVREYGLLRDLDRLAVPAVDALAVVTGRTDEHGEPLEPALITRHLVGSQPYRSMFQTTMRPSTIRRLLDALAVLLVRLHLAGFAWGDCSLSNTLFRRDAGAYAAYLVDAETGQIQPKLTSGQRDYDVEVARVNIAGELMDLEAGGSLHPSVDPVLFGEAIAERYCDLWHELTRQSVYPLAQRHAIDQRVRRLNDLGFDVAEMQIERSPDGDTVTFVPKVVDAGHHQRQLLRLTGLDAEENQARSLLNDLETWMATQDDYTPGDPLGARPEVLAHRWVRDVFRPTVRTVPKDLRGVTDTAQIYYELLEHRWLLSERAGRDVGLEATVEDYIRTVLADRPHG, from the coding sequence ATGGAGCTGCAGATCACCGCCACCTCGCCCGAGCATCCGGCGTCGCTGCTCGATCTGCCGTGGAACATCCCGCTGGAGCAGTGGCCGGAGGAGCACCTGGTCGCGCTGCCCCGGGGCATCTCCCGCCATGTCGTCCGCTTCGCGCAGGCGGGCGGCGAGATCGTCGCGGTCAAGGAGGTCGGCGAGTGGGCGGCGGTACGCGAGTACGGGCTGCTGCGCGACCTGGACCGGCTCGCGGTCCCCGCGGTGGACGCGCTCGCGGTGGTGACCGGGCGCACCGACGAGCACGGCGAACCGCTGGAACCCGCGCTGATCACCCGCCATCTGGTGGGCTCGCAGCCGTACCGCTCGATGTTCCAGACGACCATGCGGCCGAGCACCATCCGACGGCTGCTCGACGCGCTCGCCGTCCTGCTCGTGCGGTTGCATCTGGCCGGGTTCGCCTGGGGCGACTGCTCGCTGTCCAACACCCTCTTCCGGCGCGACGCGGGCGCGTACGCCGCCTATCTGGTCGACGCCGAGACCGGGCAGATCCAGCCGAAGCTCACCAGCGGCCAGCGGGATTACGACGTCGAGGTGGCGCGGGTGAACATCGCGGGCGAGCTGATGGACCTGGAGGCCGGCGGCTCCCTGCACCCCTCGGTCGACCCGGTGCTCTTCGGCGAGGCCATCGCCGAGCGCTACTGCGACCTGTGGCATGAGCTGACCCGCCAGTCGGTCTATCCGCTCGCCCAGCGCCACGCCATCGACCAGCGCGTCCGGCGCCTGAACGACCTCGGATTCGACGTGGCGGAGATGCAGATCGAGCGCTCACCCGACGGCGACACCGTCACCTTCGTGCCCAAGGTCGTCGACGCGGGCCACCACCAGCGGCAGTTGCTGCGGCTGACCGGACTCGACGCCGAGGAGAACCAGGCCCGCAGCCTCCTGAACGACCTGGAGACCTGGATGGCCACACAGGACGACTACACGCCCGGCGATCCGCTCGGCGCACGCCCGGAGGTGCTCGCCCACCGGTGGGTCCGTGATGTCTTCCGGCCCACCGTGCGGACCGTTCCCAAGGATCTGCGCGGTGTCACCGACACCGCGCAGATCTACTACGAACTCCTCGAACACCGCTGGCTGTTGTCCGAGCGGGCCGGGCGTGACGTGGGCCTGGAAGCCACCGTGGAGGACTACATACGGACCGTCCTGGCGGACCGGCCGCACGGCTGA
- a CDS encoding ATP-grasp domain-containing protein yields the protein MRLCFLVEERYRHDGMPREVIRQLSAWGHQVDVVRPGTSLLRMSDAVRAGSHDAWVLKTVSGGPGLTLLEAASAVGLTTVNDARAIRGVRDKALAAAIGRSRGLPLPPTYAAARPEALEEIPEAEFPLVVKPADGSSGRAVRLVPTPDRLRALRAELAVEGMLIAQPYVPNSGIDLKVYCVDGELHATERSSPLGPDGGARGRRVRLSAEVAAIAAEVGAVYGLDLYGVDVLLGPDGPVVVDVNDFPSFKEVPDAPARVGRAVLELARRGGARSGTALVGALTEPVLAPEPLPAVATGRI from the coding sequence ATGAGACTCTGCTTTCTGGTGGAGGAGCGCTATCGCCATGACGGGATGCCCCGTGAGGTGATCCGTCAGCTCTCCGCCTGGGGCCACCAGGTGGACGTGGTCCGGCCGGGCACTTCCCTGCTGCGGATGTCCGATGCGGTGCGGGCGGGCAGCCATGACGCCTGGGTGCTCAAGACGGTGTCCGGAGGCCCCGGGCTGACGCTGCTGGAGGCCGCGTCGGCGGTCGGGCTGACCACCGTGAACGACGCCCGCGCCATCCGCGGCGTACGGGACAAGGCGCTGGCCGCCGCCATCGGGCGCAGCCGGGGGCTGCCGTTGCCGCCCACCTACGCGGCGGCCCGGCCCGAGGCGCTGGAGGAGATACCGGAGGCCGAGTTCCCCCTGGTGGTCAAGCCCGCGGACGGCAGCTCCGGGCGGGCCGTGCGGCTGGTGCCGACACCGGACCGGCTGCGGGCGCTGCGCGCCGAACTGGCCGTGGAGGGCATGCTCATCGCCCAGCCCTATGTGCCGAATTCGGGCATCGATCTCAAGGTGTACTGCGTGGACGGGGAGTTGCACGCGACCGAGCGGAGCTCACCGCTCGGCCCCGACGGGGGCGCACGCGGCCGTCGGGTACGGCTGTCCGCCGAAGTGGCGGCCATCGCCGCCGAGGTGGGTGCGGTCTACGGCCTCGATCTGTACGGGGTGGATGTGCTGCTGGGCCCGGACGGGCCGGTGGTCGTCGATGTGAACGACTTCCCCAGCTTCAAGGAGGTGCCGGACGCGCCGGCCCGGGTGGGACGTGCGGTGCTGGAGTTGGCGCGCAGGGGCGGTGCCCGGTCCGGGACGGCGCTCGTCGGTGCCCTCACCGAGCCGGTACTGGCTCCGGAGCCGCTCCCGGCCGTGGCCACGGGCCGGATATGA
- a CDS encoding PhzF family phenazine biosynthesis protein, which yields MTDLDVLKVFCGPYGRGGNELGVVRDGAAVVGEAERQRVAAGLGFSETVFVDDPERGVVDIYTPSVRLPFAGHPLVGTAWLLDLPELLPPAGEVPARQDGEFTWITGRPAWAAGRRTQQYASPEEVEALPTPPEGEGWLYAWAWQDEAAGRVRARAFPRRGDGIVEDEATGAAALVLSGELGRALNITQGVGSQILTGPLPDGSIEIGGRVEIAEVRSL from the coding sequence GTGACGGATCTGGACGTGCTCAAGGTGTTCTGCGGGCCCTACGGCCGCGGTGGCAATGAACTCGGCGTGGTGCGGGACGGCGCCGCCGTGGTCGGCGAGGCGGAGCGGCAGCGGGTCGCCGCCGGGCTGGGGTTCAGCGAGACCGTGTTCGTGGACGACCCGGAGCGCGGCGTCGTCGACATCTACACCCCGAGCGTCCGGCTGCCCTTCGCGGGCCATCCGCTGGTGGGCACCGCCTGGCTGCTGGACCTGCCCGAGCTGCTGCCGCCCGCCGGTGAGGTTCCCGCCCGGCAGGACGGCGAGTTCACCTGGATCACCGGCCGGCCCGCCTGGGCGGCCGGGCGGCGCACCCAGCAGTACGCCTCCCCGGAGGAGGTCGAGGCCCTGCCCACCCCTCCCGAGGGCGAAGGCTGGCTGTACGCCTGGGCGTGGCAGGACGAGGCGGCGGGCCGGGTGCGGGCGCGGGCGTTCCCCCGCCGCGGGGACGGGATCGTGGAGGACGAAGCCACCGGCGCCGCCGCCCTGGTTCTCTCGGGCGAGCTGGGCCGTGCCCTCAACATCACCCAGGGCGTGGGGTCGCAGATTCTGACCGGTCCCCTGCCAGACGGCTCCATCGAGATCGGTGGCCGGGTCGAGATCGCCGAGGTCCGCTCGCTGTAG
- a CDS encoding pseudouridine-5'-phosphate glycosidase, with the protein MTTPHPRLTLTEEVAEALRDGRPVVALESTIISHGMPYPQNVEMATEVEEIIRAEGAVPATIAVLHGTPRAGLDRAALELLATSPDVGKVSVRDLAHVIARGGHGATTVASTMRLAALAGIRVFVTGGIGGVHRGAEHSFDISADLTELATTPVAVISAGVKSILDIGLTLEKLETLGVPVLTYGTDDFPAFYSRVSGFRSPLRVDSPEEIAATMRAQWELGMTAGLSIANPVPEAEEIPAERIDGIIEQALAEMAEAGIGGKDATPYLLGRIVELTKGESLRTNIALVKNNARLGARIAIHHARTH; encoded by the coding sequence ATGACCACGCCCCACCCCCGGCTGACCCTCACCGAGGAGGTCGCGGAGGCCCTGCGCGACGGCCGCCCCGTGGTCGCTCTGGAATCCACGATCATCAGCCACGGCATGCCGTATCCGCAGAACGTCGAGATGGCCACCGAGGTCGAGGAGATCATCCGCGCCGAGGGGGCGGTCCCCGCCACCATCGCCGTCCTCCACGGCACGCCACGGGCCGGCCTGGACCGGGCCGCTCTCGAACTGCTCGCCACCAGCCCCGACGTCGGCAAGGTCAGCGTGCGCGACCTCGCCCATGTCATCGCGCGCGGCGGCCACGGCGCCACCACAGTGGCGTCCACGATGCGGCTCGCCGCGCTCGCCGGGATCCGGGTCTTCGTCACCGGTGGCATCGGTGGAGTGCACCGGGGAGCGGAGCACTCCTTCGACATCAGCGCGGATCTCACCGAACTCGCCACCACCCCGGTGGCCGTCATCAGCGCCGGGGTCAAGAGCATCCTCGACATCGGACTGACCCTGGAGAAGCTGGAGACCCTGGGCGTTCCGGTGCTCACCTACGGCACCGACGACTTCCCCGCCTTCTACTCGCGGGTGAGCGGCTTCCGCTCCCCGCTGCGCGTCGACTCACCCGAGGAGATCGCCGCCACCATGCGCGCCCAGTGGGAGCTGGGCATGACGGCGGGGCTGAGCATCGCCAATCCGGTGCCCGAGGCCGAGGAGATCCCCGCCGAGCGGATCGACGGCATCATCGAGCAGGCCCTCGCCGAGATGGCGGAGGCGGGAATCGGCGGCAAGGACGCGACCCCGTATCTGCTGGGCCGGATCGTCGAGTTGACCAAGGGGGAGAGTCTGCGCACCAATATCGCCCTCGTCAAGAACAACGCGCGCCTCGGGGCGCGGATCGCGATCCACCACGCCCGTACGCACTGA
- a CDS encoding thioesterase II family protein: MTANPTGTSLWIRQFHPAPAAATRLICLPHAGGSASYYFPVSKALSPTVDVLAVQYPGRQDRRNEKCIDTIPELADALVPELLPFTDKPVALFGHSMGATLAFEVALRLEQKGVVPVVLFASGRRAPSCHRDESVHLRDDDGLIAEVKALAGTDTQLLGDDEVLRMVLPAIRSDYKAAETYRYTSGPRLATPIHAHVGDDDPKASVEEARAWGEHTTGGFDLQVYSGGHFYLNDEAPRVIASIRKVLTAQS, encoded by the coding sequence GTGACCGCAAACCCCACCGGCACAAGCCTGTGGATCAGGCAGTTCCACCCCGCGCCGGCCGCGGCGACGCGACTCATCTGCCTGCCCCACGCCGGCGGGTCCGCCTCCTACTACTTCCCCGTCTCCAAGGCGCTCTCGCCCACGGTCGATGTGCTCGCCGTGCAGTACCCGGGGCGCCAGGACCGGCGCAACGAGAAGTGCATAGACACCATCCCCGAGCTGGCCGACGCGCTGGTGCCGGAGCTGCTGCCCTTCACGGACAAGCCGGTGGCGCTTTTCGGCCACAGCATGGGCGCCACCCTCGCCTTCGAGGTCGCCCTGCGCCTGGAGCAGAAGGGCGTGGTGCCGGTGGTGCTGTTCGCCTCGGGGCGGCGCGCCCCCTCCTGCCACCGTGACGAGTCCGTCCACCTCCGCGACGACGACGGGCTGATCGCCGAGGTGAAGGCGCTCGCCGGGACCGACACCCAACTCCTGGGCGACGACGAGGTCCTCCGGATGGTGCTGCCCGCGATCCGCAGCGACTACAAGGCGGCCGAGACCTACCGCTACACGTCCGGCCCGCGGCTGGCGACGCCCATCCACGCGCATGTGGGGGACGACGACCCCAAGGCGAGCGTCGAGGAGGCCCGCGCCTGGGGCGAGCACACCACCGGTGGCTTCGACCTCCAGGTCTACTCCGGCGGCCACTTCTACCTCAACGACGAGGCTCCGCGCGTCATCGCGTCCATCCGGAAGGTGCTGACCGCGCAGTCCTGA
- a CDS encoding SDR family NAD(P)-dependent oxidoreductase produces the protein MSHLDGMTAVITGGSEGLGYAIADAFATEGADLLLLARDQEKLDRARHTLAGHGTTVRTLSVDLADPGAVTTAARQVLALTERVDTLVNNAGTAHFSPLAQTSADSFDAMLHLNVRVPFLLAQALLPALVEGRGSIINISSYWAHKMVADRPSAAYSATRGAINAMTRALANELGPSGVRVNGIAPGAVRTPTYERDHLGPMSAEERDGHDRRTRDAYPLGRVGEPDEVAAAAAFLASPQAGWTTGTIMNVDGGLTVR, from the coding sequence ATGAGCCATCTCGACGGCATGACCGCGGTGATCACCGGGGGCAGCGAGGGCCTCGGCTACGCCATCGCCGACGCCTTCGCCACCGAGGGCGCCGACCTGCTGCTGCTCGCCCGCGACCAGGAGAAGCTCGACCGGGCCCGGCACACCCTGGCCGGACACGGCACCACCGTACGCACCCTCTCCGTCGACCTGGCCGACCCCGGCGCCGTGACCACCGCCGCGCGTCAGGTGCTCGCGCTCACCGAACGGGTGGACACCCTGGTCAACAACGCGGGCACGGCACACTTCAGCCCGCTCGCCCAGACCTCGGCCGACTCCTTCGACGCCATGCTCCACCTCAATGTCCGGGTGCCCTTCCTCCTCGCCCAGGCGCTGCTGCCCGCGCTCGTCGAGGGCCGCGGCAGCATCATCAACATCAGCAGCTACTGGGCGCACAAGATGGTCGCCGACCGCCCGTCCGCGGCCTACTCCGCCACCCGCGGCGCCATCAACGCGATGACCCGGGCCCTCGCCAATGAGCTGGGCCCCTCCGGCGTCCGGGTCAACGGCATCGCCCCCGGCGCCGTACGCACCCCCACCTACGAACGGGATCATCTCGGCCCGATGAGCGCCGAGGAGCGCGACGGGCACGACCGCCGCACCCGGGACGCCTATCCCCTGGGCCGCGTCGGCGAACCCGACGAGGTGGCCGCCGCGGCGGCCTTCCTCGCCTCCCCGCAGGCCGGCTGGACTACCGGCACCATCATGAACGTGGACGGCGGGCTGACCGTCCGCTGA
- a CDS encoding MmcQ/YjbR family DNA-binding protein, with protein MTTSDDVRAVALSLPETTEKIAWSMPTFRVAGKMFATLPEDETSMAVRCPKEERKELVLAEPEKFWVAAHEASSAWVRVRLAALEDVDELRDILLDSWRQAAPAALLE; from the coding sequence ATGACCACCTCCGACGATGTCCGTGCCGTCGCCCTGTCGCTGCCGGAGACCACAGAGAAGATCGCCTGGTCGATGCCCACCTTCCGGGTCGCCGGGAAGATGTTCGCCACCTTGCCCGAGGACGAGACCTCGATGGCCGTCAGATGTCCCAAGGAGGAGCGGAAGGAGTTGGTGCTGGCGGAGCCGGAGAAGTTCTGGGTCGCCGCCCATGAGGCGAGTTCGGCCTGGGTGCGGGTGCGGCTCGCCGCGCTGGAGGACGTCGATGAGCTGCGGGACATCCTGCTGGACTCCTGGCGGCAGGCCGCACCGGCCGCGCTGCTCGAATGA